ATTGCCGTTCCACGCCGGCACGCGGGCGCCCACGAAGCCGGTAGGGTCCATCCCCGCCGCGGCGAGCACGGCGGTGGTGAGCGTGGTGGTCGTCGTCTTCCCGTGCGTGCCGGCGATGCCCACCACCTTGGCGTGGTTCACGATGGCGCCCAGCGCCTCGGCACGCTTCAGGACGGGAATGCCGCGCTGGCGGGCGGCCACGATCTCCGGGTGGTCCGCCGGAACGGCCGCGGTGGCGACCAGCGCGGCGCAGCCTTCCAGGTGCGACGGGTCGTGCCCCTCGGTGACCTGGGCGCCCAGCGCTTCCAGGGCGTGCACGCCGGGTCCGGGATGCGCGTCGCAGCCGGTGACCCGCACGCCGGCACGCAGCAGCATGTCGGCCAGAGGGGTCATCCCCGCCCCGCTGATGCCCATGAAGTGCACGGGCCCGCCGCGGGAAAGCTCCACCAGATCGAAGGGGCTCAATATACCGCCCGTGCTTGGGATTCGAAAGGATCGTTCGGGGCCGCGAAAGCCCGCTCCGCGCCAGTGCCTTCGGTGCAAACAGCAGACTCCGCGGAAGCCTTTCCGAAGTCGTCCGGAGAGGTGCGGACGGGAGATGCGAACGATGCCCGGAAGCGCACAGCCGAGGTCTCGGCGAACGTCTTCACCGGCTCACCGCGAGGCGGATGAGCTGGGCGACGATGCGGTCCGCCGCGTCGGGGATGCCGCGGGCGCGGGAGGCGGCAGCCAAGCGCGCGCGGCGGGCAGGATCGTTCGCAAGCGACAGGATCTCCGTCCACAGCTTGCCGCTGCCCAGCTCCGGCTCGTTCACGACCGCAGCGGCGCCCGCCTGCTCCAGCGCGACCGCGTTGTGGTGCTGGTGGTTGGCGGCGGCGTGCGGCAGCGGGACGAGCACCATCGGGATCCCCCACGCGCACAGCTCGGCCAGCGCCATGGCACCGGCGCGCGACACGGCGAAGTCCGCGGCGGCAAGGGCGCCCGGCATGTTCTGGATGTACGGGAAGGCGTGCACCCAGCTCGCGGCGCCGGTCGCGTCCAGCCGCGCGGCGACGCTCTCGTAGTGCGCGGGTCCCGTGGCCCACAGCAGCTGGAAGTCCGCCGGCGGCGCGGGGAGCTTGCCCGCGGCGACGCCGTTGAGCGCCGCGAGCAGCGCCTCGTTCACCGGGCGCGCGCCCTGGCTGCCGCCGACGATGAGGCCGACGGTGCCCTCCGCGGAGAGGCCGAAGCGCGCCCGCGCGTCCGCCCGGTCGATGGACGGGTCGGGCGGACGGATGGGGTTGCCGAACTCGAACACCTCGGTCTTCGCGCCCGGCTTCAGGTGCTTGCGCGCCTCCGGGAAGGCGAGGTGGAGCTGGCGCACGCGGCCGTCCACCAGGCGCGTGACGAGGCCGGGATACGAGTTCTGCTCCTGCACCGCCGCGGGCACGCCACGCAGCAGGGCGGAGGCGACGGCGGGGCCGCTCGCGTAGCCGCCCGTGCCGACCACGAGGTTGGGCTTGAACTCGCGGAACACGCGCGCCAGGCCCGTCATCGACCGGAAGAGCGAGGGGACGAGCACCCAGTTGCGCCAGGGCTGCTCGCGCCGGATGGGCTCGAACGGCAGCAGCGTGTGGGGCACGCCGCGCTCCGGCAGCACGCGCGCTTCCACGCCGCGCTGGGCGCCCACGAAGTAGACCTCGGCGCGCGGGTCCAGCCGCTGGAACGCTTCCGCCAGGGCGAGGGCCGGGTACAGGTGCCCGCCGGTGCCGCCGCCCGCGAAGAGCACGCGCGGAACCGGGCCGGGCGCGACCGCCGTGGGCTCCGGCTCCAGCGAGGGCTGTGGCGGTACGACCTCTTCCACCTCGGCCGGGATGGTCTCGGCGAGCGGCGTGGGGCTGGTGTCGCTCATGCGCGCTTCTCCCGCCCGGCACGGGCGACGTTGAGTAGGATGCCCACGGCCGCGAACGAGGTGAGCAGCGCGCTCAGGCCAGACGACATGAACGGCAGCGCCACGCCCGTGGTGGGCAGCAGCGCCATCGCCACGGCCATGTGCAGGAAGGCGGCGACGGCGATCACGTTCGTCATCCCGATGGCGACCAGGTAGCCGAATCCGTCCGGCGCCCTCGCGGCGATGCGGTAGCCCACGAGCATGAACGCGGCGAAGAGCGCGACGACGAAGACGATGCCGAAGATGCCCCACTCCTCCGAGATCATGGAGAAGAGGAAATCGTTGTTCGCCTCGGGCAGGAAGCCGAACTTCTGCCTGCTACCGCCGAAGCCCGTGCCGCCCAGCCCGCCGCTGCCGATGGCGATGAGCGACTGGTAGATCTGGTAGCTCACTCCTGCGGGATCCGACTCGGGCGAGAGGAACGCCGCGATCCGCCGCATGCGGTAGCCCTCGTGCGTGATGGAGTGCCACACCAGCGGCACGGCGCCCATGCCCAGAAGGATGAAGTGGCCGATGCGCGCCCCGCCCGCGAACAGCACCAGCGCACCCAGCAGGGCGATGAGCAGCGCCGCCGACAGGTTGGGCTCGCGGAACACGAGCAGGATCACGGCGAGCCAGACCACCAGGAAGGGCATGAGGCCCTTGCTCATGGAATGCAGCCGGTCCTGCTTCTTGACCGCCATCGCCGCGGTCCACACGATCACGGCCAGCTTGGCGAACTCGCTGGGCTGGAACATGATGCCCAGGTTCAGCCAGCGGCGCGCGCCGTTGATGCGGGGCGCGATGGCGTTCGTCCCCGGCATCACGATCACCACCAGCATCACCATGACGGCGATGAGCATCGGCCAGGCGAGCTTCTCCCAGTTCCGGTAGTCGACCCGCGAGAGAACGGCGGCGAGGACGAAGCCCATCACCGCGCCGCTGATCTGCTTCACGGCGAAGTAGTAGCCCGGCAGGCCGTCGTACGCGGCCATGAAGCTGCTGGCGCTGTACAGCTCGATCACGCCGAACGAGAAGGCGGCGAGCGTGAGCAGGATCAGCGCGCGCCCCTCCCACGCGTCGGGCGAGGCGGGGAGGGCGGACGCGCAGCGTGGCGGCGTGGCGGACGACCGCGGACGGTCGAGCACGGGCGCCAGCTCCTGCGGCAGGTCGGCCGGGCGCTTGGGCTTGCGGGCGAGGGCCTTCACGCGGCACCTCCCGCGAGCTCGGCGAAGCGGCGGCCGCGCTCCTCGTAGTTCGCGAACATGTCGAAGCTGGAGCAGGCGGGGGAAAGCAGCACCACGTCACCGGCGCGCGCCAGCTCTCCGGCGCGCTTCACCACCTCTTCGAACGACCCGTCCACGCGCTCCAGCGGGACGTGGCCGGCCAGGTCGTGCTCCACCTGCGGCGCCGCCTCGCCGAACGCGACCACGCTGCGGACACGTCCCTCCAGGTCGGGCAGGAGTTCGCTGTACGGCTCGCCCTTGTGTTTGCCGCCGAGCAGCAGGACGGTCGGGCGGCTGGTGCTGCGCAGGGCGACGCGGGTCGATGCGACGTTGGTCGCCTTGCTGTCGTTGATCCACAG
The sequence above is drawn from the Longimicrobiaceae bacterium genome and encodes:
- the murG gene encoding undecaprenyldiphospho-muramoylpentapeptide beta-N-acetylglucosaminyltransferase gives rise to the protein MSDTSPTPLAETIPAEVEEVVPPQPSLEPEPTAVAPGPVPRVLFAGGGTGGHLYPALALAEAFQRLDPRAEVYFVGAQRGVEARVLPERGVPHTLLPFEPIRREQPWRNWVLVPSLFRSMTGLARVFREFKPNLVVGTGGYASGPAVASALLRGVPAAVQEQNSYPGLVTRLVDGRVRQLHLAFPEARKHLKPGAKTEVFEFGNPIRPPDPSIDRADARARFGLSAEGTVGLIVGGSQGARPVNEALLAALNGVAAGKLPAPPADFQLLWATGPAHYESVAARLDATGAASWVHAFPYIQNMPGALAAADFAVSRAGAMALAELCAWGIPMVLVPLPHAAANHQHHNAVALEQAGAAAVVNEPELGSGKLWTEILSLANDPARRARLAAASRARGIPDAADRIVAQLIRLAVSR
- a CDS encoding putative peptidoglycan glycosyltransferase FtsW; protein product: MKALARKPKRPADLPQELAPVLDRPRSSATPPRCASALPASPDAWEGRALILLTLAAFSFGVIELYSASSFMAAYDGLPGYYFAVKQISGAVMGFVLAAVLSRVDYRNWEKLAWPMLIAVMVMLVVIVMPGTNAIAPRINGARRWLNLGIMFQPSEFAKLAVIVWTAAMAVKKQDRLHSMSKGLMPFLVVWLAVILLVFREPNLSAALLIALLGALVLFAGGARIGHFILLGMGAVPLVWHSITHEGYRMRRIAAFLSPESDPAGVSYQIYQSLIAIGSGGLGGTGFGGSRQKFGFLPEANNDFLFSMISEEWGIFGIVFVVALFAAFMLVGYRIAARAPDGFGYLVAIGMTNVIAVAAFLHMAVAMALLPTTGVALPFMSSGLSALLTSFAAVGILLNVARAGREKRA